From the genome of Lotus japonicus ecotype B-129 chromosome 6, LjGifu_v1.2, one region includes:
- the LOC130725450 gene encoding uncharacterized protein LOC130725450, protein MAIDDLSTIDASKENWCIVAKVNRLWLSPSLYGSKLPFSMDMILMDDKGCKIHASVRKTLIYRFQSLLSEGRVYQISATVLNGNNMGEITFIPRMSLTPSNSDIPFKFQRRQFPVALCFAMTINKSQGQSLSHVGLYLPRPVFTHGQLYVALSRVKSRKGLKMLIIDDEGVVSNTTRNVVYQEVFDNI, encoded by the exons ATGGCAATCGACGATCTCTCAACCATCGATGCCTCTAAAGAGAACTGGTGTATTGTCGCAAAGGTGAACCGGTTGTGGCTTAGTCCAAGCTTATATggatccaagcttccattttccatggacatgatacttatggatgacaag GGTTGTAAAATACATGCTTCCGTTCGGAAGACTCTGATATACCGATTCCAATCTTTACTAAGTGAGGGTCGTGTATATCAGATTTC tgctactgttttaaatggaaacaatatgggtgaaataacatttattccaaggatgagtttaactccatctaattctgacattccattcaaattccagCGTAGACAATTTCCCGTTGCtctatgttttgcaatgactataaataaaagtcagggacaatctttatctcatgttggactgtatTTGCCAAGGCCTGTCTTTACTCACGGGCAGCTATATGTTGCACTTtctagagttaaatctagaaaagggttgaagatgCTTATCATAGATGACGAAGGAGTTGTATCAAACACTACACGCAAcgtagtgtatcaagaagtctttgataatatttga
- the LOC130723376 gene encoding L10-interacting MYB domain-containing protein-like: MTGMHPKVYQTRSSTGNERVKYIVWTSEMDDCLTEVLAEQVKKGNKLDNMLKPAALEAAVEALNENFGMYLSKGHIKNRLKTWRKQFVVLKELLAHRGFAWNKTQKMVVADDSVWNDYIKAHPDARAFRAKSIENYDKLCIVLGNDDTAASLSDSVTEIDVNFSVDKVDPDLVILSEIQTDGNLPKNLRWTEEMDRWLGKILVEQVRKGLKIDKVFQTEAYDSAVSAMNAKFGLHLTKGNIKNRLKTWKRQYELLKEILSHDGFKWDEAKKMIAADDPTWNEYIRTHPDARSFRARVFENYEQFCTIFGHFTEHLHFDESVHCDESAPCDEPMEVASVCPVSYYSNAKDPGKQIRWTSDMDSCLSEILVEQIKLGNRIDNKLKPSALEAAVLAINEKFQLYLVKEHVKNRLKTLKKQYDVLKELLGKSGFEWDEKRKMVIADDSVWNEYIKINPDARLLKGRIIRNLNELYIIIGHGDPLDSSMDGARAIMCMTADGVGEAQETNNRGTYNRTPKGKDVTWTDEMDRCLTELLVKQVMLGNKLEKNFKTSAYVAVLIVLNERFGLNLTIENVVSRLKTWKRQYGLLKEMLYQGGFKWDEERKIVVATDSKWNEYIKKHPAARHLKDKRIENYNELGMIVGNDLGGGYWFEEDCERLDVNLPPNSEEHAETPALLLADEEMSLDNASDEVQGSSESEQTVGARPSSSSLSKQPSKRRRTGDVMLQMMSVMAEDISRIADALTESNKTSCLEEVVKKVQNIPDFDDDLIIEACEYLCFDEKRALMFLKLDERLRKKWLLRRLRG; encoded by the exons ATGACAG GGATGCACCCAAAAGTATATCAGACTCGTAGCTCTACTGGCAACGAGAGAGTAAAATACATTGTTTGGACTAGTGAAATGGACGATTGCCTCACTGAGGTGCTTGCTGAGCAAGTGAAAAAGGGGAACAAATTGGATAATATGTTGAAGCCTGCAGCATTAGAAGCTGCAGTGGAAGCATTGAATGAAAATTTTGGCATGTATTTGTCAAAAGGACATATAAAGAATCGGCTAAAAACATGGAGGAAGCAGTTTGTGGTTTTGAAGGAGCTCCTTGCTCATAGGGGATTTGCGTGGAATaagacacagaagatggttgttGCAGATGATTCTGTTTGGAATGATTACATCAAG GCGCACCCGGATGCCAGGGCTTTCCGAGCAAAATCCATCGAAAACTATGATAAATTATGTATTGTCCTTGGAAATGATGACACAGCGGCAAGCTTATCTGATAGTGTTACAGAAATTGATGTGAACTTCTCAGTTGACAAAGTTGATCCAGATCTTGTTATTTTGTCAGAAATACAAACTGATGGAAACCTGCCCAAAAACCTCAGGTGGACAGAGGAGATGGACCGTTGGCTCGGAAAGATTCTTGTAGAACAAGTGAGGAAAGGCCTTAAAATAGATAAGGTTTTTCAGACTGAAGCGTATGACTCAGCTGTTTCAGCCATGAATGCGAAATTTGGGCTTCATCTAACGAAAGGCAACATTAAAAATCGTCTTAAAACTTGGAAGAGACAGTATGAGCTATTGAAGGAAATTCTGTCTCATGATGGATTTAAATGGGATGAAGCAAAGAAAATGATCGCTGCAGATGATCCTACATGGAATGAGTACATCCGg ACACATCCAGATGCAAGGTCCTTTCGTGCTAGAGTTTTTGAGAACTATGAACAGTTCTGCACTATCTTTGGCCATTTTACTGAGCATTTGCATTTTGATGAGTCTGTGCATTGTGATGAGTCTGCTCCTTGTGATGAGCCAATGGAGGTTGCAAGTGTCTGTCCGGTTAGCTATTATAGTAATGCTAAAGATCCAGGGAAGCAAATTAGGTGGACAAGTGACATGGACAGCTGTCTAAGTGAAATCCTTGTGGAGCAAATTAAACTCGGCAACAGAATTGACAACAAATTAAAACCTTCTGCACTGGAAGCAGCTGTGTTGGCTATTAATGAAAAGTTTCAGCTTTATTTGGTGAAAGAACATGTTAAAAATCGTCTGAAAACGTTGAAGAAACAGTATGATGTTCTGAAAGAACTTTTGGGCAAGAGTGGCTTTGAATGGGATGAGAAGCGAAAAATGGTCATTGCAGATGACTCTGTATGGAATGAATATATCAAG ATAAATCCTGATGCTCGGCTTCTTAAGGGACGAATTATCAGAAACTTGAATGAATTGTACATAATTATCGGCCACGGTGATCCACTGGATAGTTCCATGGATGGTGCTCGTGCTATCATGTGTATGACAGCAGATGGTGTTGGGGAAGCTCAAGAGACAAATAACCGTGGAACTTACAATAGAACACCAAAAGGAAAGGATGTGACATGGACAGATGAGATGGATCGTTGCTTGACAGAGCTGCTAGTCAAGCAAGTAATGTTGGGAAACAAGCTCGAGAAAAATTTCAAGACCTCTGCTTATGTAGCTGTTCTAATAGTTCTAAATGAGAGATTTGGCCTGAATTTAACGATAGAAAACGTTGTAAGCCGGTTGAAAACATGGAAGAGACAGTATGGACTTCTGAAGGAAATGCTCTATCAAGGGGGATTTAAATGGGATGAGGAACGTAAGATTGTTGTTGCAACTGACTCAAAATGGAATGAATACATTAAG AAACATCCAGCTGCTAGGCATTTGAAAGACAAACGTATCGAGAACTACAATGAATTAGGCATGATTGTTGGCAATGATCTAGGTGGTGGATATTGGTTTGAAGAAGACTGTGAGAGGCTTGATGTAAATCTTCCTCCTAACTCAGAAGAGCATGCAGAAACTCCAGCACTGTTGTTAGCCGATGAAGAGATGAGCCTTGACAATGCAAGTGATGAAGTGCAGGGTTCATCTGAGTCTGAGCAGACAGTGGGGGCTAGGCCTTCATCGTCATCACTTTCAAAGCAGCCATCCAAAAGAAGACGAACCGGTGATGTGATGCTGCAAATGATGAGTGTAATGGCTGAGGATATCAGTCGGATAGCTGATGCATTGACTGAGAGTAACAAGACGTCATGCCTGGAAGAAGTGGTCAAAAAGGTGCAGAATATTCCTGACTTTGATGATGATCTCATCATTGAAGCTTGTGAATATTTATGTTTTGATGAGAAAAGGGCATTGATGTTTCTGAAATTAGATGAGAGATTAAGGAAAAAATGGCTGTTGAGACGACTTCGTGGTTAA